A portion of the Trichomycterus rosablanca isolate fTriRos1 chromosome 17, fTriRos1.hap1, whole genome shotgun sequence genome contains these proteins:
- the c17h19orf25 gene encoding UPF0449 protein C19orf25 homolog, with product MGSKGKKKMVLPTRPDPPTVQQIIEDINKSDPSDPVFSILHNSNKDLNETSEKYEVEARYMQSRRYLELNERLQQARTDLIRRREELRMVGETLEQCVAEVKDRAV from the exons ATGGGAtctaaaggaaagaaaaagatgGTCCTTCCAACCAGACCTGATCCACCAACAGTCCAGCAGATCATCGAGGATATAAACAAATCCGATCCCAGTGATCCAGTCTTCAGTATTTTACACAACTCCAATAAAG ATTTGAATGAAACATCTGAAAAGTATGAAGTGGAGGCCCGGTACATGCAGAGTCGTCGCTATTTGGAGCTGAACGAGAGGCTACAGCAGGCTCGGACTGATCTAATACGGAGAAGAGAAGAGCTTAGAATGGTGGGAGAGACTTTAGAACAGTGTGTGGCAGAAGTAAAGGACAGAGCGGTCTGA